The following nucleotide sequence is from Bacillus horti.
CCATTGTAAAGGATTTTTTTGTCCCTCGGACAATATGAATCTAAACATTTTGTGTATTATGAATTTTTAAATATAATTAATGCAACGCTAGTGATCTGAGGTTTCATCCCGATAATTATAATAGCGACCATCGTAGGGATAAGAAAGGGGAAAAAGATGAGTAGGAGCTTAGAAATGGTAGCTGGTTCAGACGTTACAGAGGTATATAAAGGCTTACCTGAGCGAGTTAAACAGTTTTTTGATCGTCAATATCAGGATTCCTATTTATTACTTGATGCTTCGAGACATCCAAAGACTGGCTTGTATGCCGATGGGTATATGACATTTGGAGAAAACCCTGATTATAGATGCTCCATTGCAGCTACAGGTGTTGGATTAATTGGACTTTGTGTTGCTGATTTAGAGGGCTGGGATGATCATGCTGCCCATAAAGCAGAGCGTACCCTAAAAACAGTACTTGGTCAAACAGAAGGTTGTCAGGTAGCTCGTGATGCGTCAACAGGTTTTTATGCTCATTTTGTTGATATGGAAACGGGTGAGAACCTACAGTCGGAAATTTCTACAATTGATACCTCTTTGCTGGTATCAGGTGCTCTGTTTGTTGGGGAGCACTTTAAGGATAAGGCTCCTGAATTGGCTGAGATGGCAAAGGAACTGCTACATTCTATTGATTGGAGTGTAGTAGTAGCAGATAAAGAAAAGGGCGTCATTTATATGATCGTTAAGGATGGTCGGGGTACCGCTCCATTACCTGCTTATAACGAGTATGTTCTAGTATCTCACCTTGCCCTTATTGGTCAACCAGATCATCAAGATATTCAGGATCTGTGGTATAAGAATTTTGCTGAGGACAGAATAGAGGATCTACCACAGGTTCATTATCGTGATATCCCCGTCCTAACGGATTCAACAAAAGAGAAAGCTTTCCTATCCTCTTTTGTCCAGCAGTTCCCCTATTACCTTGTTCCGGAATATCTGAAAAGTGCCACCTACAACAGGTTCTTCGAAAACGCATGTACTGCTGATCGGTTGAAATGGAAGGAGTTAAGTGATTTACCTTCCTATGTGTGGGGGTATGGGGCAGGGCCTAATGATGGTTTGTTTGGAGGTTATCATGCTGATAAAATTAATAACTCCCCCCATCATATTGCATCGGCGTATATCGTAGCAGGTTTTCTTCCTGTTTATCCAGCAGGAATTTATGATCTTTATGCGATGTATCAGCTGCATATACCTTACGACAACTACGAAAATATAGCTGATCTAGAGGAACAGCAAAGATTTAGAGCAGCGTATAAATATGGTTTACATCGCTATTCATGGTGGCATCTTGAACAACCGGATCGGTGGTACCCGACTAAGGTGACGGTAATTGATTGGAGCTCTATGCTCTATGGCTTAACTGCCTTCAAGAGAGGAACAGGGTTTTTCTCTGAGCGACTTAGATAGATGAAACGGATGGTTAAAAGCTAGTTGAAAGCTTATTATTATAAATAATGGTATAAGAGGGTGATTTTATATGAGTTTACAAAAACGACAGCTTTCTAAAGAGGTTGTTAAAAAGATAGATTTAAAGTATCTGCTGTCTCTGCCAGCTGAGTATAATGAGAAAAAGACAGATAAGTGGCCACTTATCCTCTTTCTGCATGGGGCTGGAGAACGTGGTGAAAATCTAGATCAAGTGAAGGTGAATGGCATTCCTAAGGTCATTGAGGAAAAAACGTTTGACCTACCTTTTATTACTGTTTCACCTCAATGCCCTCGCGATTCTTATTGGCCTCTTCAGGTGGATAGCCTAAACGAGCTGTTGAACACGATTTGTGAAGAGTACTCCGTAGATGAGGATCGAATTTATGTGACTGGACTAAGTATGGGTGGCTATGGAACGTGGCAGTTGGCTGTTTCTTATCCAAATCGTTTTGCGGCAATTGCTCCTGTTTGTGGTGGAGGAATTCCTCACCTTATGCCTTTTATCAGGCATGTGCCAGTCTGGGCTTTTCATGGTGCCAAGGATGATATTGTTCCTTTGTATAAATCTGACGAGATGGTTGATGCGCTAAAAGCCTGTAAAGGA
It contains:
- a CDS encoding prolyl oligopeptidase family serine peptidase, whose product is MSLQKRQLSKEVVKKIDLKYLLSLPAEYNEKKTDKWPLILFLHGAGERGENLDQVKVNGIPKVIEEKTFDLPFITVSPQCPRDSYWPLQVDSLNELLNTICEEYSVDEDRIYVTGLSMGGYGTWQLAVSYPNRFAAIAPVCGGGIPHLMPFIRHVPVWAFHGAKDDIVPLYKSDEMVDALKACKGNVRYTVYPEANHDSWTETYNNEELYTWLLQHKRIKS